A genomic segment from Nocardia cyriacigeorgica GUH-2 encodes:
- a CDS encoding TetR/AcrR family transcriptional regulator, whose protein sequence is MSSPAGNRQGDATRLRLIKTAERLFADQGVDAVSVRAINTAAGLGAASVHYHFGSKDELLAAVLIELGASVRDRIRTNVDLLADAPHPPDAEALVRAVTTPYLELLQRHRTRGMRWVKIIAQIAPQGHPALAATDQHLPEVLFTQVRRAFPDADPQRLAARWAVSLMGFVQALSQADDWSRDGTRLTPEELATFHEDIVTFVIGGVERLLGS, encoded by the coding sequence ATGAGCTCCCCCGCCGGCAATCGCCAGGGCGACGCCACCCGGCTGCGCCTGATCAAAACAGCCGAGCGCCTGTTCGCCGATCAAGGCGTCGACGCGGTCTCGGTGCGGGCCATCAATACCGCGGCCGGGCTCGGCGCGGCCTCGGTTCACTATCACTTCGGCAGCAAGGACGAACTGCTCGCCGCCGTTCTGATCGAACTCGGTGCGTCGGTGCGCGATCGCATCCGCACCAACGTCGATCTACTGGCCGACGCACCGCATCCACCGGATGCCGAAGCGCTGGTGCGGGCGGTCACCACGCCATATCTCGAACTGCTGCAACGTCATCGCACGCGAGGAATGCGCTGGGTCAAGATCATCGCCCAGATCGCACCGCAAGGTCATCCCGCGCTCGCGGCGACCGACCAGCATCTGCCCGAGGTCCTGTTCACCCAGGTCCGCCGAGCGTTCCCGGACGCCGACCCGCAGCGGCTGGCCGCCCGGTGGGCGGTGTCGCTGATGGGATTCGTGCAGGCGCTGAGCCAGGCCGACGACTGGAGCCGCGACGGCACCCGCCTCACCCCCGAGGAGCTGGCGACCTTCCACGAGGACATCGTGACGTTCGTGATCGGCGGCGTCGAACGTCTC